From Fusobacterium sp. IOR10, one genomic window encodes:
- the hflX gene encoding GTPase HflX — MIKGNIAGIKDYILNELEEILKEKIEKEFFLKKELIFKISEISSKINKEISITVNRNGKIIDTNIGDNSSASIPNLSIKEKKLSGYRLIHTHPNGVSKLSDVDLSALIELRLDSIIAIGIDKAGNITGINFAFCKMKDNVLSYEEFTAKDITVVEEFNYLAKIQEIEKEMKDRVNDEDDKEYAILVGRESMESLLELKELGNACEIQTVDILLQKGKTIDKRFYIGQGKVSELSKLKQIRSANLIIFDEELSGIQIKNLEEVTNCKVIDRTYLILEIFARRAKSKEAKIQIKLAKLKYASARLIGLGTSLSRIGGGLGNRGAGETKLELDRRNIKDKISALKKELVKIKNTRTTQREKRENSGIGKISLVGYTNVGKSTLRNLIVKEYCDENTAKTENVLAKNMLFATLDTTIRVIRLNSNREVAFIDTVGFIRKLPHDLIEAFKSTLEEVIFSDVLIHVVDVSSGNLYQEISVVENVLKELEANDKPTILALNKTDLITEERLSEIKENLKKYTVIEISAKDNININTLLDHANSLLPDKTKEVEYLIPYSSTSVSSYLHSNSSILKEEFLADGIKIIALVDEKVYNKCEKFIVLS; from the coding sequence ATGATAAAAGGAAATATTGCTGGAATAAAAGACTATATTTTAAATGAATTAGAAGAAATATTGAAAGAAAAAATTGAAAAAGAATTCTTTCTTAAAAAGGAGCTTATTTTTAAAATTTCAGAAATAAGTTCAAAAATTAACAAAGAAATTAGCATTACTGTTAACAGAAATGGTAAAATTATAGACACTAATATTGGAGATAATAGTAGTGCTTCTATACCTAATCTCTCTATTAAAGAAAAAAAACTTAGTGGTTATAGACTAATCCATACACATCCAAATGGTGTGTCTAAACTTTCTGATGTTGACCTATCTGCTCTTATTGAACTTCGATTGGACTCAATTATTGCTATTGGAATAGACAAAGCTGGAAATATCACTGGAATCAACTTTGCTTTTTGTAAAATGAAAGATAATGTTCTTTCCTATGAAGAGTTTACAGCTAAGGATATCACTGTTGTTGAGGAATTTAATTATTTAGCCAAAATACAAGAAATTGAAAAAGAAATGAAAGATAGAGTAAATGATGAAGATGATAAAGAATATGCTATCTTAGTTGGTAGAGAAAGCATGGAAAGTCTTTTGGAGCTAAAAGAATTGGGAAATGCCTGTGAAATCCAAACTGTTGACATATTATTACAGAAGGGAAAAACAATTGACAAAAGATTTTATATAGGGCAAGGTAAAGTTTCTGAATTATCTAAATTAAAACAAATAAGATCAGCTAACCTAATTATTTTTGATGAGGAACTTTCAGGTATTCAAATCAAAAATTTAGAAGAGGTCACAAATTGTAAAGTTATAGATAGAACATATTTAATTTTAGAAATTTTTGCAAGAAGAGCTAAATCCAAAGAAGCTAAAATACAAATTAAATTAGCTAAATTAAAATATGCAAGTGCCAGATTAATTGGTCTTGGAACTTCTTTGTCTAGAATTGGAGGAGGACTTGGAAACAGAGGAGCTGGAGAAACAAAGTTAGAACTAGATAGAAGAAATATTAAAGATAAAATATCTGCTCTAAAAAAAGAACTTGTAAAAATTAAAAATACTAGAACAACTCAAAGGGAAAAGAGAGAAAACTCTGGAATAGGCAAAATTTCCCTTGTTGGTTATACTAATGTTGGAAAATCTACTCTTAGAAATTTAATTGTAAAAGAATATTGTGATGAAAATACAGCTAAAACAGAAAATGTTCTTGCTAAAAACATGTTATTTGCTACTTTAGATACAACTATAAGGGTCATAAGACTAAATTCAAATAGAGAAGTTGCTTTTATTGATACTGTTGGTTTCATTAGAAAATTACCTCACGATTTAATAGAGGCTTTTAAATCAACTCTTGAAGAAGTTATTTTCTCAGATGTTTTAATACATGTTGTAGATGTTTCAAGTGGAAATTTATATCAAGAAATTTCAGTTGTTGAAAATGTTTTAAAAGAACTTGAAGCTAATGATAAACCAACTATATTAGCTTTAAATAAAACTGATTTAATCACAGAGGAAAGACTTTCAGAAATAAAAGAAAATCTTAAAAAATACACAGTTATTGAAATCAGTGCTAAGGATAATATTAATATTAACACTTTATTGGACCATGCTAATAGTTTGCTTCCAGATAAAACTAAAGAAGTTGAATATTTAATTCCTTATAGCAGTACTTCTGTATCTTCATATTTACATAGTAATTCTTCTATTTTAAAGGAAGAATTTTTGGCTGATGGAATTAAAATAATAGCCCTTGTTGATGAAAAAGTATATAATAAATGTGAAAAATTTATTGTTTTATCTTGA
- a CDS encoding dihydroorotate dehydrogenase electron transfer subunit — protein MFLEDCMVLENIKISDSYYLLKLKSEKSIALAKPGQFYMLQCKNKSTLLRRPISLHYISKDENIIEFYYEVKGEGTKEFKNIKSGEIINLQGPLGNGFDIQVEKENIVVIGGGMGMAPMKFLIDIISKKNNVTFISGGRNKESMRILENFNLETVKTIITTDDGSLGIKGNVTVPLLSLLKETKIDKIYACGPSIMMKHIMTIADSKNIDCEVSLEERMACGVGACVGCSILTKSGMKKVCKDGPVFNSKIIINE, from the coding sequence ATGTTCTTAGAAGATTGTATGGTTTTAGAAAACATTAAAATTTCAGATTCTTATTACCTATTAAAATTAAAAAGTGAAAAATCCATAGCTTTAGCTAAACCTGGCCAATTTTATATGCTTCAATGCAAGAATAAATCTACTTTATTAAGAAGGCCCATTAGTCTTCACTACATATCAAAAGATGAAAATATTATTGAATTCTATTATGAAGTTAAGGGAGAGGGAACTAAAGAATTTAAAAATATAAAATCAGGGGAAATCATTAATTTACAAGGCCCTCTTGGAAATGGATTTGACATTCAAGTGGAAAAAGAAAACATTGTTGTTATTGGTGGAGGAATGGGCATGGCTCCTATGAAATTCTTAATTGATATCATTTCTAAAAAAAATAATGTTACTTTTATTTCTGGAGGTAGAAATAAAGAAAGTATGAGAATTCTAGAAAATTTTAATCTTGAAACTGTAAAAACAATTATTACAACAGATGATGGTTCTCTTGGAATAAAGGGAAATGTAACTGTCCCTCTACTTTCTCTTTTGAAAGAAACAAAAATTGATAAAATATACGCTTGTGGACCATCTATAATGATGAAACATATTATGACTATAGCTGATAGTAAAAATATTGACTGTGAAGTTTCCCTTGAAGAAAGGATGGCTTGTGGAGTTGGAGCTTGTGTAGGATGCTCTATTCTTACAAAGAGTGGCATGAAAAAAGTATGTAAAGATGGTCCTGTATTTAATAGCAAAATTATTATTAATGAATAA
- a CDS encoding Na/Pi cotransporter family protein yields MYLDIIFKVVGGLGIFLYGMDNMSGGMQKLAGKKLKKILAALTTNRFIAIFMGFFVTMLVQSSSVSTVMTIGFVNASLLTLEQGLGVILGANIGTTVTGWLLVLHLGKFGLPIAGIAAIIFVFVKKDRSKTKALTLMGFGLIFLGLELMSTGLEPIRSMPEFLNLFKLFVADSYFGAFKAALVGACITALVQSSSATLGITITLALQGLIDYPTAVALVLGGNVGTTITAFLATLNASTNAKRAAYAHSIINIFGVCWVISIFPYYLKVLNLVVDSKDNITIGIATAHTMFNILNVLFFTPFIGPLSRLLKILVKDNGKMDNKVTKLDALMVATPGVVVGQTKIEILTMGQYIKEMLFTLEEIYAKQKEMSEKKIERLQHVEDSLDLYQKEITDVNFMILNKDLSNNLIEETRKNLEICDEYETISDYCLRIAKALKKIQDNDIELTEVERNILFKLNESTELLFREVNISFEEKDRERFLKAIIKADKITSDFKRARAYHLKNASQAGVPVMLSTGYMDILNYYRRIRDHLFNIIEVFSRLQ; encoded by the coding sequence ATGTATTTAGACATTATCTTTAAAGTCGTAGGGGGATTAGGGATTTTCCTTTACGGTATGGACAATATGTCTGGTGGAATGCAAAAACTAGCTGGTAAGAAATTAAAAAAAATACTTGCAGCTCTGACCACTAACAGATTTATTGCTATTTTTATGGGATTTTTTGTAACCATGCTTGTCCAGTCTTCTTCTGTTAGTACAGTTATGACAATTGGTTTTGTTAATGCGTCTTTACTAACATTAGAACAAGGTTTAGGAGTTATTCTAGGAGCTAATATTGGTACTACAGTAACTGGATGGTTATTGGTTCTACATCTTGGTAAATTTGGGTTACCTATAGCTGGGATTGCAGCTATTATCTTTGTTTTTGTAAAAAAGGATCGTTCAAAAACAAAAGCCCTTACTTTAATGGGATTTGGACTTATATTTTTAGGATTAGAACTAATGAGTACTGGTTTAGAGCCAATTAGATCAATGCCTGAATTTTTAAATTTATTTAAACTATTTGTAGCTGATTCTTATTTTGGAGCTTTTAAAGCTGCCCTTGTGGGAGCATGTATTACCGCTCTTGTACAATCTTCTTCTGCTACTTTAGGTATTACAATCACACTTGCACTACAAGGATTAATTGATTATCCAACAGCTGTGGCTCTTGTTTTAGGTGGAAATGTAGGTACCACAATAACTGCTTTTCTAGCAACTTTAAATGCTAGTACCAATGCTAAACGAGCTGCATATGCTCATAGTATAATTAATATTTTTGGAGTATGTTGGGTTATTTCAATATTTCCATACTATTTAAAAGTTTTAAACTTAGTCGTTGATTCAAAAGACAATATAACTATTGGTATAGCAACTGCTCATACTATGTTTAATATTTTAAATGTTCTTTTCTTCACTCCTTTTATTGGACCTTTATCTAGGTTACTCAAGATTTTAGTAAAAGATAATGGTAAAATGGATAATAAAGTCACCAAATTAGATGCTCTTATGGTTGCTACTCCAGGAGTTGTTGTTGGGCAAACAAAAATAGAAATATTGACAATGGGTCAATATATTAAAGAAATGTTATTCACTTTAGAAGAAATCTATGCTAAACAAAAAGAAATGTCTGAGAAGAAGATAGAAAGATTACAACATGTGGAAGATAGCTTGGATTTATATCAAAAAGAAATTACTGATGTTAATTTCATGATATTGAATAAAGATTTAAGTAATAATTTAATTGAAGAAACTAGAAAAAATTTAGAAATTTGTGATGAATATGAAACTATTAGTGATTATTGTCTTAGAATTGCTAAAGCATTAAAAAAAATACAAGATAACGATATTGAACTTACAGAAGTTGAAAGAAATATTTTATTTAAATTAAATGAAAGTACTGAATTATTATTTAGGGAAGTGAATATTTCCTTTGAAGAAAAAGACAGAGAGAGATTCCTAAAAGCAATTATAAAGGCAGACAAAATAACTTCTGACTTTAAAAGAGCTAGAGCATATCATTTAAAAAACGCATCACAAGCTGGTGTTCCAGTTATGCTAAGCACTGGATATATGGATATATTAAACTACTATAGAAGAATAAGAGATCATTTATTTAATATAATTGAAGTTTTTTCAAGACTACAATAA
- the pyrB gene encoding aspartate carbamoyltransferase: MSSIISIKNFTKNEILEILNKANSLKNFPQQNLIENKIVATLFFEPSTRTRLSFTSASFKIGGKVLGFDSPDATSLKKGESLRDTIKVIEGYSDVIIMRHLRDGAAKFAKDISTVPIINAGDGSNEHPSQTLLDLYTIKDKLKNIDNLTTAFVGDLKYGRTVHSLTEALSKFSGQKFYFIAPDEIQIPSEIRKILDSKNIPYELLSDYKAILKEVDVLYMTRIQRERFENPDLYERVKNSFEISKNIILGNCKESMIILHPLPRVNEINIDLDDTKHAVYFEQAKNGVQIREAMIGIALGKINIHSSKKINDDTVINNDVSLCPNKNCITNFEKTDNKVVIKNNEQFCYYCGKKIN; the protein is encoded by the coding sequence ATGAGCAGTATTATCTCTATTAAGAATTTTACTAAAAATGAAATTCTAGAAATATTAAATAAAGCAAATAGTCTAAAAAATTTCCCACAACAAAACCTTATTGAAAATAAGATAGTTGCAACACTTTTCTTTGAACCATCAACTAGAACAAGGCTTTCTTTCACTTCTGCTAGTTTTAAAATAGGAGGAAAGGTTCTTGGATTTGATAGCCCTGATGCAACTTCTTTGAAAAAAGGAGAAAGTCTAAGGGACACAATAAAAGTTATAGAAGGCTATTCAGATGTGATCATCATGAGACACCTTAGAGATGGGGCTGCTAAATTTGCTAAGGATATTTCAACTGTACCAATTATTAACGCTGGAGATGGTTCTAATGAGCATCCTAGTCAAACTCTTCTAGATTTATATACTATTAAAGATAAACTTAAAAATATCGATAACCTTACCACTGCATTTGTTGGAGATTTAAAATATGGACGAACAGTCCATTCTTTAACAGAGGCACTTTCAAAATTCTCAGGACAAAAATTTTATTTTATAGCTCCTGATGAAATTCAAATACCAAGTGAAATTCGAAAAATATTAGATTCAAAAAATATACCCTATGAACTACTTTCTGATTATAAAGCAATACTAAAAGAAGTAGACGTTCTATATATGACAAGAATTCAAAGGGAAAGATTTGAAAATCCAGATTTATATGAAAGGGTAAAAAATTCATTTGAAATTTCAAAAAATATTATTCTAGGAAATTGTAAAGAAAGCATGATAATTCTTCATCCTTTGCCTAGGGTAAATGAAATTAATATTGATTTAGATGACACAAAACACGCTGTATATTTTGAACAAGCTAAAAATGGAGTTCAAATAAGAGAAGCTATGATTGGAATTGCTTTAGGTAAAATTAACATCCATTCTTCAAAGAAAATAAATGATGATACTGTAATAAATAATGATGTTAGTCTTTGTCCAAATAAAAATTGTATTACAAATTTTGAAAAAACAGATAACAAAGTAGTTATTAAAAATAATGAACAATTCTGTTACTATTGTGGAAAAAAAATTAATTAA
- a CDS encoding dicarboxylate/amino acid:cation symporter, translating into MKKIGLLPKLIIGIIIGIIIGKMRVLFIVKLLATFNGIFGNFLGFVIPLIIIGFVAPGIGELGSNAGKLLGVATILAYCSTIIAGSFAFFVDSAIFPSFLKVGSLHLDASNPEHALVSGFFKVDMPPLMGVMTALLMAFVIGIGITATKGDVIKNVMNEFQTIVEGIIKVIIIPFLPLHICGIFANMTYAGQVETIMSVFARVFGIVILLHWCIILLQYIVAGTLSGKNPVSLIKKMIPAYFTAIGTQSSAATIPVTLQSTKNNGVNDGVAEFAVPLFATIHLSGSTITLTSCSLAVMMLNGMNYSFTMFFGFILMLGVTMVAAPGVPGGAVMAALGLLDTMLGFPPELLSLMIALYLAQDSFGTACNVTGDGALAIILNKFAGHTLKENN; encoded by the coding sequence ATGAAAAAAATTGGTTTATTACCTAAATTAATAATCGGTATAATAATCGGTATAATTATAGGTAAGATGAGAGTATTATTTATTGTTAAATTACTAGCTACATTTAATGGTATTTTTGGAAACTTTTTAGGTTTTGTAATTCCATTAATCATAATAGGATTTGTTGCTCCAGGTATTGGAGAGTTAGGATCCAATGCTGGTAAATTATTAGGTGTTGCAACTATCTTAGCATATTGTTCTACAATAATAGCAGGATCCTTTGCGTTTTTTGTAGATAGTGCAATTTTTCCTTCTTTTTTGAAAGTTGGTTCTTTGCATTTAGATGCCTCTAATCCAGAGCATGCCCTAGTAAGTGGATTCTTTAAAGTTGATATGCCACCATTGATGGGAGTAATGACAGCTTTACTAATGGCTTTCGTAATTGGTATTGGAATCACTGCCACAAAGGGTGACGTAATAAAGAATGTTATGAATGAATTTCAAACAATAGTTGAAGGAATTATTAAAGTTATAATTATTCCATTCTTACCTCTTCATATTTGTGGAATTTTTGCTAATATGACTTATGCTGGTCAAGTTGAAACAATAATGAGTGTATTTGCAAGAGTATTTGGTATAGTAATTTTATTACACTGGTGTATTATTTTATTGCAATATATTGTAGCAGGAACATTGAGTGGGAAAAATCCTGTTTCTTTAATAAAGAAAATGATACCTGCATATTTTACTGCAATAGGAACTCAATCATCAGCAGCAACTATTCCAGTAACATTACAATCAACTAAAAATAATGGAGTAAATGATGGAGTTGCAGAATTTGCAGTACCACTATTTGCCACTATTCATTTATCTGGATCAACAATAACATTAACAAGTTGTTCTTTAGCTGTAATGATGTTAAATGGAATGAATTATTCATTTACAATGTTCTTTGGATTTATCCTAATGTTAGGAGTAACAATGGTAGCTGCTCCTGGAGTTCCAGGTGGAGCTGTAATGGCAGCATTGGGACTATTGGATACAATGCTAGGATTCCCACCAGAATTATTATCTCTAATGATAGCTCTTTATTTAGCTCAAGATAGTTTTGGTACTGCTTGTAATGTAACAGGTGATGGAGCATTGGCAATAATATTAAACAAATTTGCAGGCCATACATTAAAGGAAAATAATTAA
- a CDS encoding dihydroorotate dehydrogenase, which yields MNKLNVNFLGIEFNNPILTSSGCFGFGLEYKDYFDPNELGGIVLKGLTLEPRTGNLGTRIAETPSGMLNCVGLENPGIDVLENEIIPNLMKQNINTKIIVNINGSTLEQYVEIAKRVNKIKEIHMVELNISCPNVKDGGMAFGANPEVAGKITKEVKKVLDKPLIVKLSPNVTNIVEIAKIVEENGADAISMINTLLGMKIDIKKGTPILGNTFGGLSGPAVRPVAVRMVYQVAQNISIPIVGMGGINSWEDAVEFIMAGATMVSIGTGIFPNPLLPLEIKEGLNSYCIENNLNNLQDIKGIAFKK from the coding sequence TTGAACAAATTAAATGTAAATTTTTTAGGTATTGAGTTTAATAATCCTATTTTAACTTCTTCTGGTTGTTTTGGATTTGGATTAGAATATAAGGATTATTTTGATCCAAATGAATTAGGGGGGATTGTACTTAAAGGTTTAACTTTAGAACCTAGAACTGGAAATTTAGGAACTAGAATAGCTGAAACTCCCAGTGGAATGTTAAACTGTGTTGGTCTTGAAAATCCTGGAATTGATGTTCTTGAAAATGAAATTATTCCAAATTTAATGAAACAAAATATTAATACAAAAATAATTGTAAATATAAATGGAAGTACTCTTGAACAATATGTTGAAATTGCTAAAAGGGTTAATAAAATAAAAGAAATTCATATGGTAGAGTTAAACATATCTTGTCCCAATGTTAAAGATGGTGGAATGGCTTTTGGAGCAAATCCTGAAGTTGCAGGAAAAATTACTAAAGAAGTCAAAAAAGTTTTAGATAAACCTTTAATTGTTAAACTTTCTCCAAATGTTACAAATATAGTTGAAATCGCTAAAATTGTAGAAGAAAATGGAGCAGATGCTATTTCAATGATAAATACATTGCTTGGGATGAAAATAGATATTAAAAAAGGGACTCCAATCTTGGGAAACACTTTTGGAGGATTATCTGGACCTGCTGTTAGACCAGTTGCTGTAAGAATGGTTTATCAAGTTGCACAAAACATTAGTATTCCAATAGTTGGAATGGGTGGAATCAATTCTTGGGAAGACGCTGTGGAATTTATAATGGCTGGAGCAACTATGGTCTCAATTGGAACAGGAATTTTCCCAAATCCACTTTTGCCCCTTGAAATAAAAGAAGGATTAAATAGTTATTGTATTGAAAACAATTTAAATAATTTACAAGATATAAAAGGAATAGCCTTTAAAAAATAA
- the pyrF gene encoding orotidine-5'-phosphate decarboxylase, which translates to MNGKDRLIIALDFPKMEDAVKLVEKLENEATFYKVGLELFLNSNGEIIKYLKDNNKKIFLDLKFHDIPNTTSMAAIFAAKKDVFMFNVHATGGKKMMTKVVEEVRKINNSSLLIAVTILTSFSEEEIKETFKTKASIQELAMNLATLSKESGMNGIVCSPWEANLIKENLGDDFKTVCPGVRPLWAATNDQQRIMTPKNAIINGCDFLVVGRPITKNEDPKKAVKLIIKEIEEGLILKIN; encoded by the coding sequence ATGAATGGAAAAGATAGATTAATAATAGCTTTAGATTTCCCAAAAATGGAAGATGCTGTTAAGCTGGTAGAAAAATTAGAAAATGAAGCTACTTTTTATAAAGTTGGACTGGAGTTATTCTTAAATTCCAATGGAGAAATAATTAAGTATTTAAAAGATAATAATAAAAAAATATTTTTAGATTTAAAATTTCATGATATTCCAAATACCACTTCTATGGCAGCTATTTTTGCTGCTAAAAAGGATGTTTTTATGTTTAATGTTCATGCTACTGGTGGTAAAAAAATGATGACCAAAGTTGTTGAGGAAGTTAGAAAAATAAACAACTCTTCCCTTCTTATTGCTGTAACTATTCTAACTAGTTTCTCTGAAGAAGAAATAAAAGAAACCTTTAAAACAAAAGCTAGCATACAAGAGCTTGCTATGAATTTAGCTACTTTATCTAAGGAATCTGGAATGAATGGAATTGTTTGTTCCCCTTGGGAAGCTAATTTAATAAAAGAAAACTTAGGAGATGATTTTAAAACTGTCTGTCCTGGAGTAAGACCTCTTTGGGCAGCTACCAATGATCAGCAAAGAATTATGACTCCAAAAAACGCTATTATAAACGGTTGTGATTTCCTAGTGGTAGGAAGACCAATTACTAAAAATGAAGATCCTAAAAAAGCAGTAAAATTAATTATAAAGGAAATTGAAGAAGGACTAATTTTAAAAATCAATTAA